In a single window of the Candidatus Tisiphia endosymbiont of Nemotelus nigrinus genome:
- a CDS encoding lysophospholipid acyltransferase family protein yields MIKKLLKKNNFVLSVVTKLLYNYLRVVYFTCRWQFVFPDNYTKQQFLAEKGVIFAFWHNRLALGPGIFTGHKDIHALISTHSDGKIISKIVHKFGFGVINGSTNRNSVTALKTIIKKLHSGSNVVITPDGPRGPIYKINSNINKIAQKYNIKLIPVSCQASRYFLLKSWDKLIMPLPFGKITAFIGSPLVFIGNENQDDINLAQALNISEINL; encoded by the coding sequence ATGATCAAGAAACTTCTGAAAAAAAACAATTTTGTCCTTAGTGTCGTTACTAAATTACTGTATAATTATTTGAGAGTAGTGTATTTTACTTGTCGCTGGCAATTTGTTTTTCCCGATAATTACACTAAACAGCAATTTTTAGCAGAAAAAGGGGTGATTTTTGCCTTTTGGCATAACAGACTTGCTTTGGGTCCAGGAATATTTACCGGTCATAAAGACATTCATGCCCTTATTTCTACTCATTCTGATGGTAAAATAATTAGTAAGATTGTTCATAAATTTGGCTTTGGGGTAATAAATGGTTCTACTAATAGAAATTCTGTGACGGCTTTAAAAACGATTATCAAAAAATTACATAGCGGTAGTAATGTAGTGATTACCCCGGATGGTCCACGTGGACCTATTTATAAGATAAATAGTAATATTAACAAAATAGCTCAAAAATATAATATAAAATTAATACCGGTTTCTTGTCAGGCTTCTAGATATTTTTTACTTAAGAGTTGGGATAAGCTAATTATGCCGCTACCTTTTGGTAAAATAACAGCTTTTATAGGTTCACCACTAGTTTTTATAGGCAATGAAAATCAAGATGATATTAATTTGGCACAAGCATTAAACATCAGCGAAATAAACTTATGA
- a CDS encoding YciI family protein, whose translation MASHIRFLDDYYSKGCFIVSGRKNPRTGSIILANIKEKKQVDSIIKEDPFYINNVADYEIIDFTPTKYHEKFVYFTKNIYNDIQSM comes from the coding sequence ATGGCAAGTCACATAAGATTTTTAGATGATTATTACTCTAAAGGTTGCTTTATTGTATCGGGTCGTAAAAACCCTAGAACAGGAAGTATTATTCTTGCGAATATTAAAGAAAAAAAGCAAGTTGATAGTATAATAAAAGAAGACCCTTTTTATATTAATAATGTTGCTGATTATGAAATAATTGATTTTACCCCTACAAAATACCATGAAAAGTTTGTGTATTTTACCAAAAATATTTATAACGATATTCAAAGTATGTAA
- a CDS encoding methyltransferase domain-containing protein has translation MFGSKIIRNGYGSIKDKIKSCYHSCKNFPSWYMGKIFTFINYFTDVKYKVTHLKETNFNLGLVHLYNNNLNDAILRFKLVDKFFSTSDHQANYWLGWTYFLKNNYEKALYHLKKSFEADQVKLGNFLQTYNNLSEIPSAIWYQCRNFDVGGDYTKRFFGKNKVDLPYSFVSRVMNDITDLPDNYHILELGSNIGLVGGEIKKRFPDSFTFTGIENSEMMNIVALNMNIYDHVLELSIPDFIKQNANKYDVILSFNSLSFTKDLSDYFNNIYSIVNTLGYFAFCLPINNVTNLSLKRKEFVFAIIDINEALSKTKFTILSSKELVIEKNDKYYMVVCKKNH, from the coding sequence ATGTTTGGCAGCAAAATTATTCGTAACGGTTACGGTTCAATAAAAGACAAGATAAAATCATGCTATCATTCTTGCAAAAATTTCCCATCTTGGTATATGGGAAAAATCTTTACATTCATCAATTATTTTACCGATGTAAAATACAAGGTAACACACTTAAAAGAAACTAATTTTAATCTTGGTTTAGTACATTTATATAACAATAACTTAAACGACGCTATATTAAGGTTTAAGTTGGTTGATAAGTTTTTTTCTACTTCAGATCACCAAGCTAATTATTGGCTTGGTTGGACATATTTCTTGAAAAATAATTATGAGAAAGCTTTGTATCATCTAAAAAAATCTTTTGAAGCTGATCAAGTAAAGTTAGGAAATTTCTTACAAACTTATAATAATTTATCAGAGATTCCATCGGCAATTTGGTATCAATGTAGAAATTTTGATGTTGGTGGAGACTATACTAAGCGATTTTTTGGTAAGAATAAAGTTGATTTGCCTTACAGTTTTGTCAGCAGAGTTATGAATGATATAACAGATTTGCCTGATAATTACCATATTTTAGAGCTGGGTAGTAATATAGGCTTAGTGGGCGGTGAAATTAAAAAGCGTTTTCCTGATAGTTTTACTTTTACCGGTATTGAAAATTCAGAAATGATGAATATTGTTGCCCTAAATATGAACATCTACGATCATGTACTAGAACTTTCTATACCAGATTTTATTAAACAAAATGCTAATAAATATGATGTAATATTGAGCTTTAACTCTCTTTCTTTTACTAAGGATCTATCAGATTATTTTAATAATATTTATTCAATAGTCAATACATTAGGGTATTTTGCATTTTGTTTGCCAATAAATAACGTTACTAATCTTTCATTAAAAAGAAAAGAATTTGTTTTTGCTATAATAGATATCAATGAGGCTTTAAGTAAAACTAAGTTCACTATATTAAGTAGCAAGGAATTAGTTATAGAAAAAAATGATAAATACTATATGGTGGTTTGTAAGAAAAACCATTAG
- a CDS encoding pyridoxal phosphate-dependent aminotransferase: MSLIAKRLDLIKPSPTLALVKKTFELQKLGRDIISLGAGEPDFDTPDNIKEAAIKAVRDGFTKYTNVDGMPELKQAVQNKFKYENNIDYNLDEIIVSSGGKQVIYNLFMASLNPGDEVIIPSPYWVSYPDMVALADGVPVFVNCNIENNFKLTVNVLERVISKKTKWLIINSPSNPTGVAYSYQELADIAELLRKYPNVNIMSDDIYEHIIFDNFKFYTFAQVAPDLKDRIFTMNGVSKAYSMTGWRIGYGAGTKSLIKAMAIIQSQSTSNPCSISQMAAIEALTGPQDFIKSNAKNFQEKRDLTLSILNSIKGISCYKPTGAFYLFPKCNELFGLKTPSNKIIKDSNDFGEYLLEEGGVTVVPGIAFGLEDYFRISYATSIENLEQACLRIKNACNQLK; the protein is encoded by the coding sequence ATGTCACTTATTGCTAAACGTTTAGATTTAATAAAACCATCCCCAACTTTAGCCTTAGTCAAAAAAACATTTGAACTACAAAAGCTAGGTAGAGATATAATATCTCTTGGGGCTGGTGAGCCTGACTTTGATACGCCAGATAACATCAAAGAGGCTGCCATTAAAGCGGTGCGAGATGGTTTTACAAAATATACTAATGTTGATGGTATGCCGGAACTTAAACAAGCGGTACAAAACAAATTCAAGTATGAGAATAATATAGATTATAATTTAGACGAAATAATCGTGTCCAGCGGTGGAAAGCAAGTAATCTATAATTTGTTTATGGCATCTCTTAACCCAGGTGATGAGGTGATTATTCCTAGTCCCTATTGGGTTTCATACCCAGATATGGTGGCATTAGCTGATGGTGTTCCGGTATTTGTCAATTGTAACATTGAGAATAATTTTAAACTTACTGTTAATGTTTTAGAACGAGTGATTAGCAAAAAAACTAAATGGTTGATTATTAATTCGCCTAGTAATCCAACAGGGGTTGCATATTCCTATCAAGAATTAGCTGATATTGCTGAATTGCTACGCAAATATCCCAACGTAAATATTATGTCTGATGACATTTATGAGCATATTATTTTTGATAATTTTAAATTTTATACTTTTGCCCAAGTTGCACCGGATTTAAAAGATCGAATATTTACGATGAATGGTGTATCAAAAGCTTATTCTATGACAGGATGGCGTATAGGATATGGAGCTGGTACTAAATCGTTAATTAAGGCAATGGCTATTATTCAGTCACAAAGCACTTCTAACCCTTGCTCTATAAGCCAAATGGCAGCCATTGAAGCTTTAACTGGTCCCCAGGATTTTATTAAGTCTAATGCAAAAAATTTCCAGGAAAAACGGGATCTAACCTTATCAATCCTAAATAGTATCAAAGGTATTAGTTGTTATAAGCCAACAGGAGCATTCTATTTATTTCCTAAATGTAATGAATTATTTGGTCTTAAAACCCCCTCTAATAAAATTATTAAAGATAGTAATGATTTTGGAGAATATTTGCTTGAAGAAGGTGGGGTGACAGTTGTCCCTGGTATTGCATTTGGCCTAGAAGATTATTTCAGAATTTCTTACGCAACTTCGATAGAAAATTTGGAGCAAGCATGTTTGCGTATAAAAAATGCTTGTAATCAATTAAAATGA